A window of the Anoplopoma fimbria isolate UVic2021 breed Golden Eagle Sablefish chromosome 17, Afim_UVic_2022, whole genome shotgun sequence genome harbors these coding sequences:
- the LOC129105997 gene encoding LOW QUALITY PROTEIN: histone deacetylase 7-like (The sequence of the model RefSeq protein was modified relative to this genomic sequence to represent the inferred CDS: inserted 1 base in 1 codon), translating into MSAPKNVDVISSNRVSLSIHGEQPMDLSVTQRLLHPGLDSAMLAPRPPFFLGPLTSQHCSQFSQQHLQYNIEQRQREMEQEQREELHQLIRKSKNEQSAVSSPLVRQKLREHIIMKNHPAHDRVTPNHRSPAPGCRLPAPDMSPTSTACDQRKDLALRRTVSEPTLKWKLKKLISTRPNPLQRKISAPPAVKHRAETLDSSPSNSSTPASGCSSPNDSLHSDNGHLPVAHEAQRLLAHFTSSTNPTAMPNITAGLPAQADLRVARPLAVSAMHQVYLPLEGNSQTLTQRLQPVLILEPHTGLVHSQLVSFHGLSSIPLQQQQQPHLSSSTRREGLVTFPSHRPLERTRSEPPPYSHSPLTLHASRHSHIQHQFTQQYHKSGLERFKQNAYLSKIPSEDMDLEEIGSESGSGPGSVCDSEPGSMSEDGYHRRQSTASTDSVYGTESNTSSRDSLIEPSHSLSQRQVNLRSGLQLDPLGVPALIWPHQPLVRTKSSPASTSLPPPPHPPTTTPSLSLSSTATDVKLRFTTGLVYDAQMQKHQCTCGDNSRHPEHAGRVQSIWSRLHERGLRSQCERIRSRKATLEELQSVHSEKHVLLFGTNPLNRLKLDNHKLAGILSQRMFVMLPCGGVGVDIDTTWNELHTSVASRIAAGCVTDLALKVAQGELKNGFAVVRPPGHHANHSSPLGFCFFNSVAIAAKQLQHKHNVSKILIVDWDVHHGNGTQEAFFNDPSVLYISLHRYDNGNFFPGSGHPSEVGAGAGKGFNVNVGWTGGLNPPMGDAEYLAAFRAVVMPIAHEFSPDVVLVSAGFDAVEGHLSSLGGYKVTAKCFGFLTRQLMSLAGGRVVLALXGGHDLKAICDASEACVSALLGMEVEPLSQSVLDQKPCENAVHSLQKVLQVQGEYWQSVRDSAATVDLSYLQAQRRRLRRDSDSEAVSAIASLSMGAIASEKKKPEKLTEKRDSL; encoded by the exons TGGATGTAATCAGCAGCAATCGGGTGTCATTATCCATACATGGGGAGCAGCCCATGGACCTAAGTGTGACCCAGAGGTTGTTACATCCAGGCCTAGATTCGGCCATGCTGGCCCCCCGCCCTCCCTTCTTCCTTggacctctgacctctcagCATTGCTCCCAGTTTTCCCAGCAACACTTGCAG TATAACATTGAACAAAGGcaaagagagatggagcaggagCAAAGAGAAGAGCTACATCAGCTTATACGAAAGAGTAAAAATGAGCAGA GTGCTGTATCCAGTCCTCTGGTAAGGCAAAAACTTCGGGAACACATAATTATGAAGAACCATCCTGCCCATGACAGGGTCACTCCCAACCACCGCAGTCCTGCACCAGGATGCAG GCTCCCGGCTCCTGACATGTCCCCAACTTCTACAGCCTGTGACCAGCGTAAAGACCTTGCCCTGCGCAGGACAG tctCTGAGCCCACTCTGAAGTGGAAGTTAAAGAAGCTCATCAGCACAAGACCAAACCCGCTGCAGCGTAAGATCAGTGCCCCTCCAGCTGTCAAGCACCGGGCAGAAACTCTGG ACTCCTCCCCCAGCAACAGCAGCACCCCAGCATCAGGGTGCAGCTCACCCAACGACAGCCTCCATTCAGATAATGGGCACCTCCCAGTGGCTCATGAG GCACAGAGGTTGCTGGCTCATTTCACCTCATCGACCAACCCCACTGCAATGCCCAACATCACTGCTGGACTTCCTGCTCAG GCTGACCTGCGAGTAGCCAGGCCGTTAGCAGTTTCTGCTATGCATCAGGTCTACCTGCCTCTGGAAGGAAACAGTCAAACCCTGACTCAGCGCCTTCAGCCTGTGCTCATACTGGAACCACATACCGGACTGGTGCACTCCCAGCTCGTCTCTT TTCATGGTTTGAGCTCCattcctctgcagcagcagcagcagcctcaccTGTCCTCGTCTACCAGAAGGGAAGGCTTAGTTACGTTTCCCTCCCACAGACCTTTGGAGCGAACACGTTCAGAGCCTCCGCCCTACAGCCACTCACCCCTTACTCTGCATGCCAGCCGTCACTCACACATCCAGCACCAGTTCACCCAGCAATACCACAAGAGCGGGCTGGAGAGGTTCAAGCAGAATGCATACCTGAGCAAG ATCCCATCGGAGGACATGGACCTGGAGGAGATTGGATCAGAATCAGGTTCGGGGCCTGGGTCCGTGTGCGATTCAGAACCGGGCTCTATGTCTGAGGATGGCTACCACAGGAGACAGAGCACTGCCAGCACAGACTCAGTTTATGGCACAGAGTCCAATACCTCCTCACGGGACAGCCTGATCGAGCCTTCACATTCACTTAGTCAG AGGCAGGTGAACCTTAGATCAGGTCTCCAGCTGGACCCCCTGGGTGTGCCTGCCCTAATTTGGCCTCATCAGCCTCTGGTTCGGACCAAGTCTTCCCCAGCCTCCACttccctgcctcctcctccacatccaccCACAACCACACCTTCCCTGTCACTGTCCAGCACTGCAACAGACGTCAAGCTACGCTTCACCACAG GACTGGTTTATGATGCTCAGATGCAGAAGCACCAGTGTACCTGTGGGGACAACAGCCGCCACCCTGAGCATGCTGGGAGGGTCCAGAGCATCTGGTCCAGACTGCATGAAAGAGGTCTCAGGAGCCAGTGTGag CGTATCCGCAGCAGGAAGGCCACTCTAGAAGAGCTGCAGTCGGTCCATTCAGAGAAACATGTGCTTCTGTTCGGAACAAACCCACTCAACCGCCTCAAACTGGATAACCACAAGCTGGCTG GAATCTTATCTCAACGGATGTTTGTGATGTTACCCTGTGGAGGAGTTGGG GTAGACATTGATACAACCTGGAATGAACTTCACACATCAGTAGCTTCCCGTATTGCTGCAGGATGTGTCACAGACCTGGCCCTGAAGGTGGCACAAGGAGAGCTGAAG AATGGCTTTGCAGTAGTGAGGCCTCCTGGACACCATGCAAACCACTCCTCCCCTCT GGGCTTCTGTTTCTTCAACTCTGTGGCCATCGCTGCCAAGCagcttcaacacaaacacaacgtcAGCAAGATCCTCATCGTGGACTGG GATGTTCACCATGGCAACGGCACCCAGGAAGCCTTCTTTAATGATCCGAGCGTGCTGTACATCTCTCTACATCGCTATGACAATGGCAACTTCTTTCCTGGTAGTGGACATCCTAGTGAG GTGGGTGCAGGTGCAGGCAAGGGCTTCAATGTTAACGTAGGATGGACAGGGGGTTTGAACCCTCCCATGGGGGATGCAGAGTACCTGGCTGCATTCAG agcCGTGGTGATGCCCATTGCTCACGAGTTTTCCCCTGACGTGGTGCTGGTGTCCGCTGGCTTTGATGCTGTCGAAGGACATTTGTCGTCACTGGGAGGCTACAAGGTCACAGCCAAGT GTTTTGGCTTCCTGACCCGTCAGCTGATGTCACTGGCCGGGGGTCGGGTGGTCCTGGCTC GAGGGGGACATGACCTCAAAGCCATCTGTGATGCCTCTGAAGCCTGCGTCAGTGCCTTGCTGGGCATGGAG GTGGAGCCTCTGTCCCAGTCCGTGTTGGACCAGAAGCCTTGTGAAAACGCTGTACACTCATTGCAGAAAGTCCTCCAGGTCCAAG